A single region of the Gorilla gorilla gorilla isolate KB3781 chromosome 1, NHGRI_mGorGor1-v2.1_pri, whole genome shotgun sequence genome encodes:
- the PEAR1 gene encoding platelet endothelial aggregation receptor 1 isoform X2 codes for MVCVGVVYRTVYRQVVKMDHRQRLQCCHGFYESRGFCVPLCAQECVHGRCVAPNQCQCVPGWRGDDCSSECAPGMWGPQCDKPCSCGNNSSCDPKSGVCSCPSGLQPPNCLQPCTPGYYGPACQFRCQCHGAPCDPQTGACFCPAERTGPSCDVSCSQGTSGFFCPSTHPCQNGGVFQTPQGSCSCPPGWMGTICSLPCPEGFHGPNCSQECRCHNGGLCDRFTGQCRCAPGYTGDRCREECPVGRFGQDCTETCDCAPDARCFPANGACLCEHGFTGDRCTDRLCPDGFYGLSCQAPCTCDREHSLSCHPMNGECSCLPGWAGLHCNESCPQDTHGPGCQEHCLCLHGGVCQATSGLCQCAPGYTGPHCASLCPPDTYGVNCSARCSCENAIACSPIDGECVCKEGWQRGNCSVPCPPGTWGFGCNASCQCAHEAVCSPQTGACTCTPGWHGAHCQLPCPKGQFGEGCASRCDCDHSDGCDPVHGRCQCQAGWMGARCHLSCPEGLWGVNCSNTCTCKNGGTCLPENGNCVCAPGFRGPSCQRSCHPGRYGKRCVPCKCANHSFCHPSNGTCYCLAGWTGPDCSQPCPPGHWGENCAQTCQCHHGGTCHPQDGSCICPLGWTGHHCLEGCPLGTFGANCSQPCQCGPGEKCHPETGACVCPPGHSGAPCRIGIQEPFTVMPTTPVAYNSLGAVIGIAVLGSLVVALVALFIGYRHWQKGKEHHHLAVAYSSGRLDGSEYVMPDVPPSYSHYYSNPSYHTLSQCSPNPPPPNKVPGPLFASLQTPERPGGAQGHDNHTTLPADWKHRREPPPGPLDRGNSRLDRSYSYSYSNGPGPFFNKGLISEEELGASVASLSSENPYATIRDLPSLPGGPRESSYMEMKGPPSGSPPRQPPQFWDSQRRRQPQPQRDSGTYEQPSPLIHDRDSVGSQPPLPPGLPPGHYDSPKNSHIPGHYDLPPVRHPPSPPLRRQDR; via the exons GGTTGTATACAGGACCGTGTACCGTCAGGTGGTGAAGATGGACCACCGCCAGCGCCTGCAGTGCTGCCATGGCTTCTATGAGAGCAGGGGGTTCTGTGTCC CGCTCTGTGCCCAGGAGTGTGTCCATGGCCGTTGTGTGGCACCCAATCAGTGCCAGTGTGTGCCAGGCTGGCGGGGCGATGACTGTTCCAGTG AGTGTGCCCCAGGAATGTGGGGGCCACAGTGTGACAAGCCCTGCAGCTGCGGCAACAACAGCTCGTGTGATCCCAAGAGTGGGGTATGTTCTTGCCCTTCTGGTCTGCAGCCCCCGAACTGCCTTCAGCCCTGTACCCCTGGCTACTATGGCCCTGCCTGCCAGTTCCGCTGCCAGTGCCATGGGGCACCCTGCGATCCCCAGACTGGAGCCTGCTTCTGCCCCGCAGAGAGAACTGGGCCCAG CTGTGACGTGTCCTGTTCCCAGGGCACTTCTGGCTTCTTCTGCCCCAGCACCCATCCTTGCCAAAATGGAGGTGTCTTCCAAACCCCACAGGGCTCCTGCAGCTGCCCCCCTGGCTGGATG GGCACCATCtgctccctgccctgcccagagGGCTTTCATGGACCCAACTGCTCCCAGGAATGTCGCTGCCACAACGGCGGCCTCTGTGACCGATTCACTGGGCAGTGCCGCTGCGCTCCGGGTTACACTGGGGATCG GTGCCGGGAGGAGTGCCCGGTGGGCCGCTTTGGGCAGGACTGTACTGAGACGTGCGACTGCGCCCCGGACGCCCGTTGCTTCCCGGCCAACGGCGCATGTCTGTGCGAACACGGCTTCACTGGGGACCGCTGCACGGATCGCCTCTGCCCCGACGGCTTCTACGGTCTCAGCTGCCAGGCCCCCTGCACCTGCGACCGGGAGCACAGCCTCAG CTGCCACCCGATGAACGGGGAGTGCTCCTGCCTGCCGGGCTGGGCGGGCCTCCACTGCAACGAGAGCTGCCCGCAGGACACGCACGGGCCAGGGTGCCAGGAGCACTGTCTCTGCCTGCACGGTGGCGTCTGCCAGGCTACCAGCGGCCTCTGTCAGTGCGCGCCGGGTTACACG GGCCCTCACTGTGCTAGTCTTTGTCCTCCCGACACCTACGGTGTCAACTGTTCTGCACGCTGCTCATGTGAAAATGCCATCGCCTGCTCACCCATCGACGGCGAGTGCGTCTGCAAGGAAG gtTGGCAGCGTGGTAACTGCTCTGTGCCCTGCCCACCCGGAACCTGGGGCTTCGGTTGCAATGCCAGCTGCCAGTGTGCCCATGAGGCAGTCTGCAGCCCCCAAACTGGAGCCTGTACCTGCACCCCTGGGTGGCATGGGGCCCACTGCCAGCTGCCTTGTCCG AAGGGGCAGTTTGGAGAAGGTTGTGCCAGTCGCTGTGACTGTGACCACTCTGATGGCTGTGACCCTGTTCATGGACGCTGTCAGTGCCAGGCTGGCTGGATGG GTGCCCGCTGCCACCTGTCCTGCCCTGAGGGCTTATGGGGAGTCAACTGTAGCAACACGTGCACCTGCAAGAATGGGGGCACCTGTCTCCCTGAGAATGGCAACTGTGTGTGTGCACCCGGATTCCGAGGCCCCTCCTGCCAGAGAT CCTGTCACCCTGGCCGCTATGGCAAACGCTGTGTGCCCTGCAAGTGCGCTAACCACTCCTTCTGCCACCCGTCGAACGGGACCTGCTACTGCCTGGCTGGCTGGACAGGCCCCGACTGCTCCCAGC CATGCCCTCCAGGACACTGGGGAGAAAACTGTGCCCAGACCTGCCAGTGTCACCATGGTGGGACCTGCCATCCCCAGGATGGGAGCTGTATCTGCCCCCTAGGCTGGACTGGACACCACTGCTTAGAAG GCTGCCCTCTGGGGACATTTGGTGCTAACTGCTCCCAGCCCTGCCAGTGTGGTCCTGGAGAAAAGTGCCACCCAGAGACTGGGGCCTGTGTATGTCCCccagggcacagtggtgcaccTTGCAGGATTG GAATCCAGGAGCCCTTTACTGTGATGCCGACCACTCCAGTAGCGTATAACTCGCTGGGTGCAGTGATTGGCATTGCAGTGCTGGGGTCCCTTGTGGTAGCCCTGGTGGCACTGTTCATTGGCTATCGGCACTGGCAAAAAGGCAAGGAGCACCACCACCTGGCTGTGGCTTACAGCAGCGGGCGCCTGGATGGCTCCGAGTATGTCATGCCAG ATGTCCCTCCGAGCTACAGTCACTACTACTCCAACCCCAGCTACCACACCCTGTCGCAGTGCTCCCCGAACCCCCCACCCCCTAACAAG GTTCCAGGCCCGCTCTTTGCCAGCCTGCAGACCCCTGAGCGGCCAGGTGGGGCCCAAGGGCATGATAACCACACCACCCTGCCTGCTGACTGGAAGCACCGCCGGGAGCCCCCTCCAGGGCCTCTGGACAGGG ggaaCAGCCGCCTGGACCGAAGCTACAGCTATAGCTACAGCAATGGCCCAGGCCCATTCTTCAATAAAG GGCTCATCTCTGAAGAGGAGCTCGGGGCCAGTGTGGCTTCCCTGAGCAGTGAGAACCCATATGCCACCATCCGGGACCTGCCCAGCTTGCCAGGGGGCCCCCGGGAGAGCAGCTACATGGAGATGAAAGGCCCTCCCTCAGGATCTCCCCCCAGGCAGCCTCCTCAGTTCTGGGACAGCCAGAGGCGGCGGCAACCCCAGCCACAGAGAGACAGTGGCACCTACGAGCAGCCCAGCCCCCTGATCCATG ACCGAGACTCTGTGGGCTCCCAGCCCCCTCTGCCTCCGGGCCTACCCCCCGGCCACTATGACTCACCCAAGAACAGCCACATCCCTGGACATTATGACTTGCCTCCAGTACGGCATCCCCCATCACCTCCACTTCGACGCCAGGACCGTTGA
- the PEAR1 gene encoding platelet endothelial aggregation receptor 1 isoform X1 produces the protein MSPPLCPLLLLAVGLRLAGTLNPSDPNTCSFWESFTTTTKESHSRPFSLLPSEPCERPWEGPHTCPQPTVVYRTVYRQVVKMDHRQRLQCCHGFYESRGFCVPLCAQECVHGRCVAPNQCQCVPGWRGDDCSSECAPGMWGPQCDKPCSCGNNSSCDPKSGVCSCPSGLQPPNCLQPCTPGYYGPACQFRCQCHGAPCDPQTGACFCPAERTGPSCDVSCSQGTSGFFCPSTHPCQNGGVFQTPQGSCSCPPGWMGTICSLPCPEGFHGPNCSQECRCHNGGLCDRFTGQCRCAPGYTGDRCREECPVGRFGQDCTETCDCAPDARCFPANGACLCEHGFTGDRCTDRLCPDGFYGLSCQAPCTCDREHSLSCHPMNGECSCLPGWAGLHCNESCPQDTHGPGCQEHCLCLHGGVCQATSGLCQCAPGYTGPHCASLCPPDTYGVNCSARCSCENAIACSPIDGECVCKEGWQRGNCSVPCPPGTWGFGCNASCQCAHEAVCSPQTGACTCTPGWHGAHCQLPCPKGQFGEGCASRCDCDHSDGCDPVHGRCQCQAGWMGARCHLSCPEGLWGVNCSNTCTCKNGGTCLPENGNCVCAPGFRGPSCQRSCHPGRYGKRCVPCKCANHSFCHPSNGTCYCLAGWTGPDCSQPCPPGHWGENCAQTCQCHHGGTCHPQDGSCICPLGWTGHHCLEGCPLGTFGANCSQPCQCGPGEKCHPETGACVCPPGHSGAPCRIGIQEPFTVMPTTPVAYNSLGAVIGIAVLGSLVVALVALFIGYRHWQKGKEHHHLAVAYSSGRLDGSEYVMPDVPPSYSHYYSNPSYHTLSQCSPNPPPPNKVPGPLFASLQTPERPGGAQGHDNHTTLPADWKHRREPPPGPLDRGNSRLDRSYSYSYSNGPGPFFNKGLISEEELGASVASLSSENPYATIRDLPSLPGGPRESSYMEMKGPPSGSPPRQPPQFWDSQRRRQPQPQRDSGTYEQPSPLIHDRDSVGSQPPLPPGLPPGHYDSPKNSHIPGHYDLPPVRHPPSPPLRRQDR, from the exons GGTTGTATACAGGACCGTGTACCGTCAGGTGGTGAAGATGGACCACCGCCAGCGCCTGCAGTGCTGCCATGGCTTCTATGAGAGCAGGGGGTTCTGTGTCC CGCTCTGTGCCCAGGAGTGTGTCCATGGCCGTTGTGTGGCACCCAATCAGTGCCAGTGTGTGCCAGGCTGGCGGGGCGATGACTGTTCCAGTG AGTGTGCCCCAGGAATGTGGGGGCCACAGTGTGACAAGCCCTGCAGCTGCGGCAACAACAGCTCGTGTGATCCCAAGAGTGGGGTATGTTCTTGCCCTTCTGGTCTGCAGCCCCCGAACTGCCTTCAGCCCTGTACCCCTGGCTACTATGGCCCTGCCTGCCAGTTCCGCTGCCAGTGCCATGGGGCACCCTGCGATCCCCAGACTGGAGCCTGCTTCTGCCCCGCAGAGAGAACTGGGCCCAG CTGTGACGTGTCCTGTTCCCAGGGCACTTCTGGCTTCTTCTGCCCCAGCACCCATCCTTGCCAAAATGGAGGTGTCTTCCAAACCCCACAGGGCTCCTGCAGCTGCCCCCCTGGCTGGATG GGCACCATCtgctccctgccctgcccagagGGCTTTCATGGACCCAACTGCTCCCAGGAATGTCGCTGCCACAACGGCGGCCTCTGTGACCGATTCACTGGGCAGTGCCGCTGCGCTCCGGGTTACACTGGGGATCG GTGCCGGGAGGAGTGCCCGGTGGGCCGCTTTGGGCAGGACTGTACTGAGACGTGCGACTGCGCCCCGGACGCCCGTTGCTTCCCGGCCAACGGCGCATGTCTGTGCGAACACGGCTTCACTGGGGACCGCTGCACGGATCGCCTCTGCCCCGACGGCTTCTACGGTCTCAGCTGCCAGGCCCCCTGCACCTGCGACCGGGAGCACAGCCTCAG CTGCCACCCGATGAACGGGGAGTGCTCCTGCCTGCCGGGCTGGGCGGGCCTCCACTGCAACGAGAGCTGCCCGCAGGACACGCACGGGCCAGGGTGCCAGGAGCACTGTCTCTGCCTGCACGGTGGCGTCTGCCAGGCTACCAGCGGCCTCTGTCAGTGCGCGCCGGGTTACACG GGCCCTCACTGTGCTAGTCTTTGTCCTCCCGACACCTACGGTGTCAACTGTTCTGCACGCTGCTCATGTGAAAATGCCATCGCCTGCTCACCCATCGACGGCGAGTGCGTCTGCAAGGAAG gtTGGCAGCGTGGTAACTGCTCTGTGCCCTGCCCACCCGGAACCTGGGGCTTCGGTTGCAATGCCAGCTGCCAGTGTGCCCATGAGGCAGTCTGCAGCCCCCAAACTGGAGCCTGTACCTGCACCCCTGGGTGGCATGGGGCCCACTGCCAGCTGCCTTGTCCG AAGGGGCAGTTTGGAGAAGGTTGTGCCAGTCGCTGTGACTGTGACCACTCTGATGGCTGTGACCCTGTTCATGGACGCTGTCAGTGCCAGGCTGGCTGGATGG GTGCCCGCTGCCACCTGTCCTGCCCTGAGGGCTTATGGGGAGTCAACTGTAGCAACACGTGCACCTGCAAGAATGGGGGCACCTGTCTCCCTGAGAATGGCAACTGTGTGTGTGCACCCGGATTCCGAGGCCCCTCCTGCCAGAGAT CCTGTCACCCTGGCCGCTATGGCAAACGCTGTGTGCCCTGCAAGTGCGCTAACCACTCCTTCTGCCACCCGTCGAACGGGACCTGCTACTGCCTGGCTGGCTGGACAGGCCCCGACTGCTCCCAGC CATGCCCTCCAGGACACTGGGGAGAAAACTGTGCCCAGACCTGCCAGTGTCACCATGGTGGGACCTGCCATCCCCAGGATGGGAGCTGTATCTGCCCCCTAGGCTGGACTGGACACCACTGCTTAGAAG GCTGCCCTCTGGGGACATTTGGTGCTAACTGCTCCCAGCCCTGCCAGTGTGGTCCTGGAGAAAAGTGCCACCCAGAGACTGGGGCCTGTGTATGTCCCccagggcacagtggtgcaccTTGCAGGATTG GAATCCAGGAGCCCTTTACTGTGATGCCGACCACTCCAGTAGCGTATAACTCGCTGGGTGCAGTGATTGGCATTGCAGTGCTGGGGTCCCTTGTGGTAGCCCTGGTGGCACTGTTCATTGGCTATCGGCACTGGCAAAAAGGCAAGGAGCACCACCACCTGGCTGTGGCTTACAGCAGCGGGCGCCTGGATGGCTCCGAGTATGTCATGCCAG ATGTCCCTCCGAGCTACAGTCACTACTACTCCAACCCCAGCTACCACACCCTGTCGCAGTGCTCCCCGAACCCCCCACCCCCTAACAAG GTTCCAGGCCCGCTCTTTGCCAGCCTGCAGACCCCTGAGCGGCCAGGTGGGGCCCAAGGGCATGATAACCACACCACCCTGCCTGCTGACTGGAAGCACCGCCGGGAGCCCCCTCCAGGGCCTCTGGACAGGG ggaaCAGCCGCCTGGACCGAAGCTACAGCTATAGCTACAGCAATGGCCCAGGCCCATTCTTCAATAAAG GGCTCATCTCTGAAGAGGAGCTCGGGGCCAGTGTGGCTTCCCTGAGCAGTGAGAACCCATATGCCACCATCCGGGACCTGCCCAGCTTGCCAGGGGGCCCCCGGGAGAGCAGCTACATGGAGATGAAAGGCCCTCCCTCAGGATCTCCCCCCAGGCAGCCTCCTCAGTTCTGGGACAGCCAGAGGCGGCGGCAACCCCAGCCACAGAGAGACAGTGGCACCTACGAGCAGCCCAGCCCCCTGATCCATG ACCGAGACTCTGTGGGCTCCCAGCCCCCTCTGCCTCCGGGCCTACCCCCCGGCCACTATGACTCACCCAAGAACAGCCACATCCCTGGACATTATGACTTGCCTCCAGTACGGCATCCCCCATCACCTCCACTTCGACGCCAGGACCGTTGA
- the PEAR1 gene encoding platelet endothelial aggregation receptor 1 isoform X3, with product MFLPFWSAAPELPSALYPWLLWPCLPVPLPVPWGTLRSPDWSLLLPRRENWAQGTSGFFCPSTHPCQNGGVFQTPQGSCSCPPGWMGTICSLPCPEGFHGPNCSQECRCHNGGLCDRFTGQCRCAPGYTGDRCREECPVGRFGQDCTETCDCAPDARCFPANGACLCEHGFTGDRCTDRLCPDGFYGLSCQAPCTCDREHSLSCHPMNGECSCLPGWAGLHCNESCPQDTHGPGCQEHCLCLHGGVCQATSGLCQCAPGYTGPHCASLCPPDTYGVNCSARCSCENAIACSPIDGECVCKEGWQRGNCSVPCPPGTWGFGCNASCQCAHEAVCSPQTGACTCTPGWHGAHCQLPCPKGQFGEGCASRCDCDHSDGCDPVHGRCQCQAGWMGARCHLSCPEGLWGVNCSNTCTCKNGGTCLPENGNCVCAPGFRGPSCQRSCHPGRYGKRCVPCKCANHSFCHPSNGTCYCLAGWTGPDCSQPCPPGHWGENCAQTCQCHHGGTCHPQDGSCICPLGWTGHHCLEGCPLGTFGANCSQPCQCGPGEKCHPETGACVCPPGHSGAPCRIGIQEPFTVMPTTPVAYNSLGAVIGIAVLGSLVVALVALFIGYRHWQKGKEHHHLAVAYSSGRLDGSEYVMPDVPPSYSHYYSNPSYHTLSQCSPNPPPPNKVPGPLFASLQTPERPGGAQGHDNHTTLPADWKHRREPPPGPLDRGNSRLDRSYSYSYSNGPGPFFNKGLISEEELGASVASLSSENPYATIRDLPSLPGGPRESSYMEMKGPPSGSPPRQPPQFWDSQRRRQPQPQRDSGTYEQPSPLIHDRDSVGSQPPLPPGLPPGHYDSPKNSHIPGHYDLPPVRHPPSPPLRRQDR from the exons ATGTTCTTGCCCTTCTGGTCTGCAGCCCCCGAACTGCCTTCAGCCCTGTACCCCTGGCTACTATGGCCCTGCCTGCCAGTTCCGCTGCCAGTGCCATGGGGCACCCTGCGATCCCCAGACTGGAGCCTGCTTCTGCCCCGCAGAGAGAACTGGGCCCAG GGCACTTCTGGCTTCTTCTGCCCCAGCACCCATCCTTGCCAAAATGGAGGTGTCTTCCAAACCCCACAGGGCTCCTGCAGCTGCCCCCCTGGCTGGATG GGCACCATCtgctccctgccctgcccagagGGCTTTCATGGACCCAACTGCTCCCAGGAATGTCGCTGCCACAACGGCGGCCTCTGTGACCGATTCACTGGGCAGTGCCGCTGCGCTCCGGGTTACACTGGGGATCG GTGCCGGGAGGAGTGCCCGGTGGGCCGCTTTGGGCAGGACTGTACTGAGACGTGCGACTGCGCCCCGGACGCCCGTTGCTTCCCGGCCAACGGCGCATGTCTGTGCGAACACGGCTTCACTGGGGACCGCTGCACGGATCGCCTCTGCCCCGACGGCTTCTACGGTCTCAGCTGCCAGGCCCCCTGCACCTGCGACCGGGAGCACAGCCTCAG CTGCCACCCGATGAACGGGGAGTGCTCCTGCCTGCCGGGCTGGGCGGGCCTCCACTGCAACGAGAGCTGCCCGCAGGACACGCACGGGCCAGGGTGCCAGGAGCACTGTCTCTGCCTGCACGGTGGCGTCTGCCAGGCTACCAGCGGCCTCTGTCAGTGCGCGCCGGGTTACACG GGCCCTCACTGTGCTAGTCTTTGTCCTCCCGACACCTACGGTGTCAACTGTTCTGCACGCTGCTCATGTGAAAATGCCATCGCCTGCTCACCCATCGACGGCGAGTGCGTCTGCAAGGAAG gtTGGCAGCGTGGTAACTGCTCTGTGCCCTGCCCACCCGGAACCTGGGGCTTCGGTTGCAATGCCAGCTGCCAGTGTGCCCATGAGGCAGTCTGCAGCCCCCAAACTGGAGCCTGTACCTGCACCCCTGGGTGGCATGGGGCCCACTGCCAGCTGCCTTGTCCG AAGGGGCAGTTTGGAGAAGGTTGTGCCAGTCGCTGTGACTGTGACCACTCTGATGGCTGTGACCCTGTTCATGGACGCTGTCAGTGCCAGGCTGGCTGGATGG GTGCCCGCTGCCACCTGTCCTGCCCTGAGGGCTTATGGGGAGTCAACTGTAGCAACACGTGCACCTGCAAGAATGGGGGCACCTGTCTCCCTGAGAATGGCAACTGTGTGTGTGCACCCGGATTCCGAGGCCCCTCCTGCCAGAGAT CCTGTCACCCTGGCCGCTATGGCAAACGCTGTGTGCCCTGCAAGTGCGCTAACCACTCCTTCTGCCACCCGTCGAACGGGACCTGCTACTGCCTGGCTGGCTGGACAGGCCCCGACTGCTCCCAGC CATGCCCTCCAGGACACTGGGGAGAAAACTGTGCCCAGACCTGCCAGTGTCACCATGGTGGGACCTGCCATCCCCAGGATGGGAGCTGTATCTGCCCCCTAGGCTGGACTGGACACCACTGCTTAGAAG GCTGCCCTCTGGGGACATTTGGTGCTAACTGCTCCCAGCCCTGCCAGTGTGGTCCTGGAGAAAAGTGCCACCCAGAGACTGGGGCCTGTGTATGTCCCccagggcacagtggtgcaccTTGCAGGATTG GAATCCAGGAGCCCTTTACTGTGATGCCGACCACTCCAGTAGCGTATAACTCGCTGGGTGCAGTGATTGGCATTGCAGTGCTGGGGTCCCTTGTGGTAGCCCTGGTGGCACTGTTCATTGGCTATCGGCACTGGCAAAAAGGCAAGGAGCACCACCACCTGGCTGTGGCTTACAGCAGCGGGCGCCTGGATGGCTCCGAGTATGTCATGCCAG ATGTCCCTCCGAGCTACAGTCACTACTACTCCAACCCCAGCTACCACACCCTGTCGCAGTGCTCCCCGAACCCCCCACCCCCTAACAAG GTTCCAGGCCCGCTCTTTGCCAGCCTGCAGACCCCTGAGCGGCCAGGTGGGGCCCAAGGGCATGATAACCACACCACCCTGCCTGCTGACTGGAAGCACCGCCGGGAGCCCCCTCCAGGGCCTCTGGACAGGG ggaaCAGCCGCCTGGACCGAAGCTACAGCTATAGCTACAGCAATGGCCCAGGCCCATTCTTCAATAAAG GGCTCATCTCTGAAGAGGAGCTCGGGGCCAGTGTGGCTTCCCTGAGCAGTGAGAACCCATATGCCACCATCCGGGACCTGCCCAGCTTGCCAGGGGGCCCCCGGGAGAGCAGCTACATGGAGATGAAAGGCCCTCCCTCAGGATCTCCCCCCAGGCAGCCTCCTCAGTTCTGGGACAGCCAGAGGCGGCGGCAACCCCAGCCACAGAGAGACAGTGGCACCTACGAGCAGCCCAGCCCCCTGATCCATG ACCGAGACTCTGTGGGCTCCCAGCCCCCTCTGCCTCCGGGCCTACCCCCCGGCCACTATGACTCACCCAAGAACAGCCACATCCCTGGACATTATGACTTGCCTCCAGTACGGCATCCCCCATCACCTCCACTTCGACGCCAGGACCGTTGA